CAGCACTGAAGCCGGCGAGCAAGCGGTGATCAACGGCTAGCAGCCCGTTCTGGCGCGGCGGATGCACCTCGATCACGCCGGCCAGCGCAGGCGGTGAGCCGGCACGACTAGGGAATCCACTTGTGCTGGATCAAGACTTCATTCAGTAAACTGAATGTGATTCAGTATGCTGAATGAATGATAAAAAACAAGGAGACAACGATGGAACAGGATTTGCGCGCGCATCTGGACCAGCGGCCCATGACGACCTTCCAGTGGTCGGTCATCGCGGTATGCATGGCCCTGAACATGATTGATGGTTTTGACGTGCTGGTGATGGCTTTTACGGCATCGGCGGTGTCCGGGCACTGGAAGCTCAGTGGATCGGAGCTGGGCTTTTTGCTCAGTGCCGGCCTCTTCGGCATGGCCGCAGGTTCGCTGCTGCTGGCGCCCATGGCCGACAAGCTGGGGCGTCGTCCCCTGATTCTGCTGTGCCTGGCCGTATCCGGGCTGGGCATGCTGGCGTCGGCCTGGAGCCAGACGCCTATGCAGCTTGCGGTGCTGCGCGTGATCACGGGCCTGGGCGTGGGGGGCATCCTGGCGTGCAGCAACGTGATTGCCAGCGAATATGCCTCGCTGCGCTGGCGCAGTCTGGCGGTCACGCTGCAATCGACCGGCTATGCGCTGGGAGCGACCATTGGCGGCAGCATTGCGGTCTGGCTGCTCGCGCACCATGGCTGGCGTTCCGTCTTCATGTTCGGCGGATTTTCCACGCTCGCGGTGCTGGTTCTGGCCTGGTTCGCCTTGCCTGAGTCCATGGACTTTCTGCTGGTCAAGCGGCCCGCCAATGCGCTGCAGCGTCTCAATGCACTGATCCGCAAGATGGGCCTGCCCGCAATGGGCTCCTTGCCTCAGGCCGTGGTGGCCGGCAGTGGTGAAAGCAAGCGCATGGGCCCGTTGCAGCTGCTGTCTCCCCAGCTGCTGCGCCCCACGGTGCTGGTCTGGCTGTCCTTCTTCTCGGTGATGTTCGGCTTCTATTTCGTGATGAGCTGGACGCCCAAGCTGCTGGCAGCCTCGGGCCTGACGCCCGAGCAGGGTGTGACCACGGGCGTGCTGCTGAGCCTGGGCGGCATTCTGGGCGCGACCTTGCTGGGCCTGCTGGCGGCGCGTTTTGCGATTCACCGTGCGCTGGCGGTCTTCATGCTGGTGACGGCAGTGCTGCTGTGCTTTCTGGTGGGCAGCTCCGGTGCGCTATGGATGTCGTACACGCTGGCCTTCCTGATCGGCATGTTCGTGAACGCCTGCGTGGCCGGCCTTTATGCGATTGCGCCCGTGGTCTACGGCAGCGATGTGCGCGCCACCGGCGTGGGCTGGGGCATCG
This window of the Comamonas testosteroni genome carries:
- a CDS encoding MFS transporter, with translation MEQDLRAHLDQRPMTTFQWSVIAVCMALNMIDGFDVLVMAFTASAVSGHWKLSGSELGFLLSAGLFGMAAGSLLLAPMADKLGRRPLILLCLAVSGLGMLASAWSQTPMQLAVLRVITGLGVGGILACSNVIASEYASLRWRSLAVTLQSTGYALGATIGGSIAVWLLAHHGWRSVFMFGGFSTLAVLVLAWFALPESMDFLLVKRPANALQRLNALIRKMGLPAMGSLPQAVVAGSGESKRMGPLQLLSPQLLRPTVLVWLSFFSVMFGFYFVMSWTPKLLAASGLTPEQGVTTGVLLSLGGILGATLLGLLAARFAIHRALAVFMLVTAVLLCFLVGSSGALWMSYTLAFLIGMFVNACVAGLYAIAPVVYGSDVRATGVGWGIGIGRIGAIVSPLVAGGLLDAAWSPDQLYLGYGMAFVLAAVIVSLHRIAGPQAGHRRTASEAVAAH